A segment of the Terriglobales bacterium genome:
AAACCTTCTGTCCGCGTCGAATCTGCCCGATGTCGGACTCGTCCGTCTTCGCGTACACCTGCATCTTCGTAAGGTCCTGGGCGATGGTGAAGAGCACAGGCGCCTGGAAGGATGCTGCGACGGTCTGGCCGATATCGACAGCGCGATTGGTGACGGTACCGTCTATCGGAGCGTAGATGTAAGTGTGCTGCAGATTCGTTTCGGAGACGGAGAGCGCGGCCTGCCGCTGTTGAACTTGGGCAGCGGCCTGCGTAACCTGTGCCTGTCCGGCTGAAACGGCAGCGTCAGACGACTCGGCGTTTGCCTTTGCCAAATCGTATTGCTGTTTGCTGAGGACGCCTTCCTTTACCAGTCCTTGAGTGCGCTCGTAATCCGCCCTGGTCTGAACGGCGGTGGCCTTCGCCTTTTCGAGATTCGCCTTAGCCGCAGCGAGATTGGCTTTCGCGTTTTCGAGGTCCGCGCGTGCCTGGAGCACCTGGCCCTGGAAGATGGAGGGCTCTATCTGAGCGATGAGCTGACCCTTTTTTACGTGCGAGTTAAAGTCGGCAAACAATTTCCAGATCGTGCCAGATACCTGCGAACCGACCTGGACGGTGGTAACGGCGTTGATGGTTCCGGTTGCTTCTACCACCTGGCGGATGTCGCCCTTGTCGACCGTGGCGGTAAAGTATTCCGTCTTTTCCTTGCGGTTCATTCCGAAGGCAGCGAAGAGCACCACGCCGACCACCAGAAGCCCCAATATGAACCACTTACTTTTTATGAATCTCAACGAAGTTAATCCTGACGAAGTATCGCGCAAAATCCATTTAGTGCTGCCTAAGATTGTACACAGCACTACCTAGTACTTAAACGGTCGTTTGAGCGGGAAGTCGCGTATAAAATCCTTGCTAATCAGTTCCTTAGGTGAAAGTTGTATAGACAGGAGGCACGATGGATTGGCAGGCAATGTGGCTGACTTTGAAGCTGGCGCTCATTGTTGCCGCTGCCCTTACGGTGATCGGGCTTCCGCTGGCGTACTGGCTGACGTATTCCCGCTGGCGGTGGAAATTCCTGTTGGAAGCAATCGTGGGACTTCCATTGATTCTGCCGCCGACGGTACTTGGCTTCTATCTGCTGGTGGCCTTCGGGTCGCAGTCAGGCCTGGGGCGATGGTGGATGGAACTAACAGGTCATCCGCTTGCGTTCTCCTTCTCCGGGCTCGTGGTGGGTTCCGTGATCTACAGTCTGCCGTTTGCCGTCCAGCCATTTGCAGCCTCGTTCAGCGCCGTGGACAAAACCTTGCTTGCCGCTTCGGCTACGCTGGGAGCAGGCCGTTGGCGGACGTTCAGACGAGTGGTAATGCCATTAAGCGTTCCCGGAATCGTGACCGGCATCGTGCTGAGCTTCGCCCACACTGTGGGAGAGTTCGGGGTGGTCTTGATGATTGGCGGCAACATTCCGGGCGTGACGCGGACGGTGTCAATCGATATCTACGACCGGGTGCAGGCCGCAGAGTACGGAGCCGCGAACACGACCTCGCTGGTGCTGCTAGCTTTCTCCTTCATAGTGTTGGCATTGGTGTACGGAGTGAATCGAAGGGCATGGACGCTGTCGCCAGTCAAATGAGCGAAACATCGCCGGTATTGGACATCTCGGTTGGCAAGTTGTTCAGCGGATTCTCGCTTGACGTGTCCTTTAGCGTGCCAGCCGGCATCACCATGCTGTTCGGCGCCTCGGGTTCGGGTAAAACCTCAGTTCTGAACTGCGTCGCGGGATTATTGCGCCCGGATCGAGGGACGATCCGGCTGAACTCGGACAAACTATTCGATTCGCAGGATGGAACCGACCTTCCAGTACAACGAAGAAACATCGGGTACGTGTTCCAGGACCTGGCGTTGTTCCCGCATTTGAGCGTCGAAGAGAACGCCGGGTATGGATTGTTCTCGATGGCGGCTCGAGACAGGGAAGCGCGGGTGGGGCAGGTACTGGAGGCTTTCCGCATCGGTCATCTGCGACGTAGCAAGCCAAACAACATTTCCGGCGGCGAGCAACAGCGTGTCGCTTTGGCGCGCGCACTGGTCACCGACCCGAAGGCGTTGCTGCTCGACGAGCCATTGTCGGCGCTTGATCCGGCGACCAAGTCGCACATTATGGATGACCTCCGCGACTGGATACGACAGCGACGCATTCCGGTAATGTATGTCACCCATTCGCGCGACGAGGTCCTTGCACTTGGAGACCGCGTCGTCGCCATGGAAAAGGGCAGGATAGTGGGCGAAGGACTGCCGGCAGAGGTGCTGCGTGCACATCAGCATGAGGCGGTAGCGGCGTGGTCAGGACTGCAGAATATTTTCGAGGGAAGGGTTGTTGCGCATCACGAACCGCAAGGCACCATGACGGTTCGCACGGGCGAAGTCGAACTGGAGGTCCTGCTCGGGCGAAAAGCCGTTGGAGAGCGAGCCGTCGTAGGGATCAGCGCCAATGACGTGATTCTTGCGACGGCAGAGCCGCTGGGCCTCAGTGCGCGGAATGTTATTCCGGGAAAGATTATTGCGATCGAGCAGAAAAGCATGGTAGCGGTTGTTTCGGTGGAATGTGGCGGGGTGAAGTTCCTGGCACATTTGACGCCGGGCGCGGTGCAATCGCTGGCGTTAACCGTGGGAGCGCCAACATGGGTGATCGTGAAGACGCACTCGTGCTTCCTGCTGGCGAAATAAGTCTAGTGCTTACTTTGTGAGCGTGAACGGCCGGTTGTCGAACGGCAGAATCGTCACCTTCAGTGACTTGCGCGCGTCGAACTGATCCTTCGTAATTGGAAAACTGACCACGATCGTGCCCGTCACCTGCTGCCCCGGGTTGATCTTCTGATCGAATTTGAGAATCGGCGCGGTTCCTTTGCCCAAGTCAGGGAATGCCTGGAAGTAGCGTTCCGAGTCGACGGCGGTTGCAGCCGTGTCAGTCTGTTCGCCCTGGTCGGTCTGGACCGTCGCTGAGATTTCCTTGATATACCAGCTCTTTTCGGTGGTGTTGCTGACCGTCAGAGTGATCGCCGACAGGATCGTATTGTCCTGAAGTTGAACGGCGTTAACCTCGCCGATGCCGCCGGCAGCGACCGGTTTTGCGCGGAAGCCGTAACTGAAAATTGCCACCACGACAGCAACAATTCCAAGCGCGATGAAGACAATTCCGACGGGAGGCAGCGTCCACCGGGCGCGGTCGAATTCCTCGGACATGGGCACGTGGGCGCGGTCGTAATCGTCGGGCTTCGGCTTCGGAGTGGGAGTTACCGGCGGATGCTGCGGGACGTTCTCTGGCATGTATCGGCTCCGGCGCAACATTATGCGCGTTTTACTGCATGGAAGCGAGTGCAACTCCGAATTGAGATGCAGATCCGCCCGTTACTGCCGGTTATTTCGGATGTCCCACCGGAATCAGGTAGATGGGACGGCTGCTCGTGGGAAGAGAAAGCAGCTTCCAGACGGCATCGGGATCAAACCCGCCCATCGGGACTGCACCCAGCGACAGCGCCGTTGCCTGCAGCAACAGATTCTGTGCTGCATGCCCGGCTTCAAGGTCGACCCAGCGCGACGCGATTTCGCGGGACGATCCCTGCGCCGCGCGATCGTAGTCTCCAGTGATGATGAATACCGCTGCGGCTGCCGCCGTGGTTGGCTGTTGCGAGAGCCTGGAGCGAACATCGTCTGCAGTTAGCTTCCGGAGTTTGTGGCCCTCGGGAACGTATTGGGAAACGCCATCATGCGTCGCGACATAGATCTGAACGAAGTATCTCGCTCGGGCCGACGGAGCTGTGCGGTGGCCTTTGCTGTCGGTGATCCCCTGCGCTGACCACAGGAGCTGCGAGAGCTCTTGTTGCGTCAGCGGCGTGGGGGTCAACGAACGAATTGAGCGGCGCGTTGCAAGTGCTTCTGTAAGAGACATCCCTCCCTTGAGTTGCGGGGCCGGCAGAGACGCGGTGGTCTGCGCGAAGGCGAATGACGAAAACAGTAGGACGGAAAGAAATAGACGACGACGCATAGGTCCTCCGGTTTGCGGACGTTATACGCGCGCTGATCTATAAAATGCAGTGACGTTGAGTTGTGGAGTAAAGGGAAGAGTCGAGTAGAAATAGGAAAGGCTGTGACATTGGTTATGCTCTAGCCGCCAACTCTTGCGAGGGAGTTAACGACGTGGACGCACGTACCGTCACAGCCCTTGATGCGACCACCGCTTTCGCGGTTCCTGACCCCGGCGGATTTCTCGCAAAACCGTCGGTTTTTTCGGGTCCGGAAGCTCTGCCGGTCACCCGGCCTGGCTAGTCACTCAGTCTACTTCGGATCAGCAACGTTTTAATTTCGCTAACCCTTTCGACCGTCGACGTTGGCGATACTAACGCACCATTAACGAATGTCAATCCCCAAGAATTGTGCAATTGAAGATTTTTAGAAGGCGCAATTTGGCGTCTGCAAGTTGTTGCGAAAATTGGGCGTTCCCTTTTTGGGAATTAATTTCTCCCCATTTCTGCACACAAATTTGCACAGTTGGTACAACGCAAATTTGCACAGGACGAATCTCTTGACCTTAGGAGTTTGTTGCTGCACAGTGTGCATAGGAGTCCGATGTCTCAGTTTGTGGCGTATGTAGATGGCGGTTGTCATGGTAGTCCCGGACCATCGGGCATCGGCGTCGTAATCGAAAAACCAGGCGGCGAGCGCGTCCGCATCGCCAGATGGATCGGCCACCAGGACAACAACGTGGCCGAATATGTAGCCCTTCTCGAAGCCCTTCAGCACGCCATCTCAAGTAAGGCCAAGGCACTGCACGTCTTTTCCGATTCGGAATTGGTCGTAAAACAGATGAAAGGCGAATACGTGTGCCGCTCTCCGAGGCTCTATTCGCTGAACTGGACCTGCCGGAAATTGGCGCGCGCGCTGGAGTTCCGGATCGCCCATATCAGCCGCGAGCTGAATGAAGAGGCGAACGGATTGGCGCATCACGCCATTGTTAATCGTATCGTTTAGTCGATCCCCACTACTTAGTCGATCCCCACCACTTTGCTTCTGCGTTCCACCAGGATTGTGTTGCGCCATTTGCCGAGTTGTTTGCCGATACGCTCGCGGAAACCGACCTGGCGGAACCCTGCGGCCTCTACCATCTTTAGGCTGGCCACGTTCTCTTCCATAATCGAGCCCTGAAGCGTCCAGATGCCATATTTCTCTGAGAGCGGAATAACCGCTGAAATCAGGGCAGATCCCACACGTTTACCACGCGCCCATGACGCGACATACACGCTCAACTCGGCGACACCAGCGTACGCGCTTCGACGCGAACGGCGGGCCAGCGCCGCCCAACCAGCTATGGCGCCATCGTAGCGCGCGACCAACCGGCAGAAGGGAAGATGCGAGCGGTCGAACTCCTCCCAATTGGGCGGAAGGATTTCGAACGTGGCATTTCCGGTGGCGATGCCCTCGAGGAAGATCGAGGAGACGTCAGGCCAATCATCTGCCGTCATGGGTTCAATGGTGATCGGAGAACGGGATGGAAGGGTCGCAGCCATGCGAAGGATGATAAAACTTAAGTGCTTCCGACGAAAGTTCCTGTTTTGTGATCAGTAACCTCCCCGTCCAGAACCATTGGCATAAACGCAAACAGGGCTAAGTGTAGAAAGTCGCCCGCTTGGGGAAAATATGCACGCCCCGAGTCTGCCGTACATTGCGATGCGAAAACGATATTGCCGAACCAGCAAGGCTTTTGCTCTGAGATCCCGGATGGGCTCGCGGTTGCGCTACTTCAAGCCAGATGTTGGGGAGGAAAGTCTACGTGTACAGATCGAAGAACGTAGTTCTGCTTGCAGTGGTGATACTGATGATGGCTGCCGCGAGTGCATGCGGTGGCAATTCCAATAACGCCCTGAGCCCGCAGTTCCAGCCTCAGGTGGCCAACCTGACCGACAACTTCCAGTTCCAGACGACTGGCATCACGAATGTGACACAGACTCTGGACTACAACTGGCAGAACTCCGGAACCCGTGCCTCAATCAACCAGGCGTGCGCGATCACCAGCGGAACTGCGATGCTGACGATACGCGACCCGCAAGGGCTTGTCGTCTATTCCGGAGACATGAAAGCCAACGGCACTTTCACCAGCATTGCTGGAGTGACCGGAGCCTGGCAGATTCACATTGAATTGACGAACACCACGGGCACACTGAATTTCCGCGTGCAGAAGATGTAGTTGGGTTAAACCGGTTCGCGCTTGTTGCGAAGGTAAGCATCCGACTTTTCAATCCAGTCCTGGCGGGGCGGATTGAAGACGTCGAGATCGACCGTGTCCTCAAGCGCGACCGCTTCGTGCGGCATGTTGGGTGGGATGCAAAGAACCTCGCCGGCACGGACGATGATCTCTCTGCCGTCAATACGGAACTTAAGCGCGCCTTCCAAAATGTAAGTGAGTTGTTCGTTGGCGTGACTGTGCTCGGGTACGACGCAGCCCTTCTTCAGTAGCACACGGGCAATCATCAGATCGCCGCCGACGACGAATTGGCGCTGGAGAAGAGGATTGAGATCTTCGAGCGGGATGTCAGTCCAGCGGGAGTGTTTGAGTTTCATTTGAGTTGAGCCCTTTGTGGAATCACCAGCCATGTTTTACGGCTTTCGCAAACTTCTCCGCCGGTAGCGTGTTCAGCACATCATCCTTCGTCAGCCAAGCGCGACGTGCTTGGAGTATGCCGTACTTAATTAGGTCCATATGTGACGTGTGGTGCGCGTCGGTGTTGATGACGATCTTCACACCTCGCTGTTTCGCCATACGCAGGTGCTGGTCGTTTAAGTCGAGTCGGTCGGGATAGGCGTTCAACTCCATTGCGACCTTATGTTTTGCCGCGGCGTTGAGCACGGCTTCCATGTCGAATTTGTAAGCGTCGCGTCGCAGCAGCAGGCGTCCCGTAGCGTGTCCGATGAGGCAGGTGTTCTTGTTCTCGATTGCCTTCAGCAGGCGCTCGGTCATCTGCGCCGGCTCCTGGTTGAAATGCGAGTGGACGCTGGCAATGACGATGTCCATCTGGGCCAGCACTTCATCGGAAAGGTCGAGCGAACCATCGGCGAGGATATCTACTTCAGCGCCGGCAAAAATCTTTATGCCTTCCAGTTTCTTGTTCGCGTCATGAATCTTCTTGATGTGCAGGAGAGCGCGATCGTCAGTGAGGCCGTTGGCCATCGCTAGATTCTTCGTGTGATCGGTGATCGCCATGTACTTGTACCCGCGCGCGCGAGCCGCTTCGGCCATCTCCTCGATCGTGCATTTGCCGTCGGTCTCGACGGTGTGCATGTGGACGTCGCCTTGCAGGTCCTCCTGCTTCAGCAGTTCGGGAATTGCATTCTTCTCGGCAAGTTCGATCTCCCCGCAACTCTCGCGCATCTCTGGCGGAATATAGGCGAGTTTGAGTTTCTTGTAGATGTCCTCTTCTGTTTTGCTTGCGACGATCTTTCCCGCTACACCATCCTTGAACTCCGCCAGGCCGTATTCGTTGAGCGTGTAGCCCATTTTGAGGGCACGTTGGCGCAAGGTGACGTTGTGGTTTTTGCTGCCGGTGAAGTACTGCATGGCCGCGCCGAACGAGTCGCGCGGAAGCAGGCGCACATCTACCTGCATGCCGTTACGCAGGCGGAAGCTGGTTTTGTTATCGCCCTTCGCGAGTATCTCCACGATGCCCGGAAACTTGACCACGTGCTCGATCGCAGCTGCACGCTTGGCATCATCTTCGCAGGCCGTTCCGGTGATGAGGATATCGAGATCGCCTACGGTTTCACGTCCACGGCGCAGCGATCCGGCAGGCGT
Coding sequences within it:
- a CDS encoding GNAT family N-acetyltransferase; this encodes MAATLPSRSPITIEPMTADDWPDVSSIFLEGIATGNATFEILPPNWEEFDRSHLPFCRLVARYDGAIAGWAALARRSRRSAYAGVAELSVYVASWARGKRVGSALISAVIPLSEKYGIWTLQGSIMEENVASLKMVEAAGFRQVGFRERIGKQLGKWRNTILVERRSKVVGID
- the modC gene encoding molybdenum ABC transporter ATP-binding protein, with amino-acid sequence MDAVASQMSETSPVLDISVGKLFSGFSLDVSFSVPAGITMLFGASGSGKTSVLNCVAGLLRPDRGTIRLNSDKLFDSQDGTDLPVQRRNIGYVFQDLALFPHLSVEENAGYGLFSMAARDREARVGQVLEAFRIGHLRRSKPNNISGGEQQRVALARALVTDPKALLLDEPLSALDPATKSHIMDDLRDWIRQRRIPVMYVTHSRDEVLALGDRVVAMEKGRIVGEGLPAEVLRAHQHEAVAAWSGLQNIFEGRVVAHHEPQGTMTVRTGEVELEVLLGRKAVGERAVVGISANDVILATAEPLGLSARNVIPGKIIAIEQKSMVAVVSVECGGVKFLAHLTPGAVQSLALTVGAPTWVIVKTHSCFLLAK
- the modB gene encoding molybdate ABC transporter permease subunit, with product MDWQAMWLTLKLALIVAAALTVIGLPLAYWLTYSRWRWKFLLEAIVGLPLILPPTVLGFYLLVAFGSQSGLGRWWMELTGHPLAFSFSGLVVGSVIYSLPFAVQPFAASFSAVDKTLLAASATLGAGRWRTFRRVVMPLSVPGIVTGIVLSFAHTVGEFGVVLMIGGNIPGVTRTVSIDIYDRVQAAEYGAANTTSLVLLAFSFIVLALVYGVNRRAWTLSPVK
- the polX gene encoding DNA polymerase/3'-5' exonuclease PolX, translated to MDNKNIATVLYETADLMEIDAQDPFRIRSYRRAAEVIDGLSEQVKDLVCEPKKLLEVPGIGKGMASNLAELCGTGKLGLHQDLLTKYKPSMLELLKISGLGPKTIQLIWSAFQVADVDGVEKLAKEGKLRTLPRMSEKSEQKIIKSIETYRSISGRFLLDEADRTAQKLIENIQTLKGVEKITPAGSLRRGRETVGDLDILITGTACEDDAKRAAAIEHVVKFPGIVEILAKGDNKTSFRLRNGMQVDVRLLPRDSFGAAMQYFTGSKNHNVTLRQRALKMGYTLNEYGLAEFKDGVAGKIVASKTEEDIYKKLKLAYIPPEMRESCGEIELAEKNAIPELLKQEDLQGDVHMHTVETDGKCTIEEMAEAARARGYKYMAITDHTKNLAMANGLTDDRALLHIKKIHDANKKLEGIKIFAGAEVDILADGSLDLSDEVLAQMDIVIASVHSHFNQEPAQMTERLLKAIENKNTCLIGHATGRLLLRRDAYKFDMEAVLNAAAKHKVAMELNAYPDRLDLNDQHLRMAKQRGVKIVINTDAHHTSHMDLIKYGILQARRAWLTKDDVLNTLPAEKFAKAVKHGW
- a CDS encoding SagB/ThcOx family dehydrogenase; the encoded protein is MRRRLFLSVLLFSSFAFAQTTASLPAPQLKGGMSLTEALATRRSIRSLTPTPLTQQELSQLLWSAQGITDSKGHRTAPSARARYFVQIYVATHDGVSQYVPEGHKLRKLTADDVRSRLSQQPTTAAAAAVFIITGDYDRAAQGSSREIASRWVDLEAGHAAQNLLLQATALSLGAVPMGGFDPDAVWKLLSLPTSSRPIYLIPVGHPK
- a CDS encoding DUF4352 domain-containing protein, with product MPENVPQHPPVTPTPKPKPDDYDRAHVPMSEEFDRARWTLPPVGIVFIALGIVAVVVAIFSYGFRAKPVAAGGIGEVNAVQLQDNTILSAITLTVSNTTEKSWYIKEISATVQTDQGEQTDTAATAVDSERYFQAFPDLGKGTAPILKFDQKINPGQQVTGTIVVSFPITKDQFDARKSLKVTILPFDNRPFTLTK
- a CDS encoding cupin domain-containing protein: MKLKHSRWTDIPLEDLNPLLQRQFVVGGDLMIARVLLKKGCVVPEHSHANEQLTYILEGALKFRIDGREIIVRAGEVLCIPPNMPHEAVALEDTVDLDVFNPPRQDWIEKSDAYLRNKREPV
- a CDS encoding ribonuclease HI family protein, with amino-acid sequence MSQFVAYVDGGCHGSPGPSGIGVVIEKPGGERVRIARWIGHQDNNVAEYVALLEALQHAISSKAKALHVFSDSELVVKQMKGEYVCRSPRLYSLNWTCRKLARALEFRIAHISRELNEEANGLAHHAIVNRIV
- a CDS encoding efflux RND transporter periplasmic adaptor subunit, with the translated sequence MRFIKSKWFILGLLVVGVVLFAAFGMNRKEKTEYFTATVDKGDIRQVVEATGTINAVTTVQVGSQVSGTIWKLFADFNSHVKKGQLIAQIEPSIFQGQVLQARADLENAKANLAAAKANLEKAKATAVQTRADYERTQGLVKEGVLSKQQYDLAKANAESSDAAVSAGQAQVTQAAAQVQQRQAALSVSETNLQHTYIYAPIDGTVTNRAVDIGQTVAASFQAPVLFTIAQDLTKMQVYAKTDESDIGQIRRGQKVSFRVDAFPRDTFSGMVTQVRMNPTTVQNVVTYDTVIDFDNPELKLFPGMTAYISIPVATANDVLRVTNGALRYKPDLPQTEIRALYQKNGIQLGGRGRQNANGGQETAHAGQQAPSDNGQQSGQRRRMAQGGEQPGGGSAPSAGGNANPAGKGAGSGASDAASSGLDRAVVWKLTADKQLVPVQIKTGITDHTVTEVVQVLAGQLKEGDTLITGSSKAATARAPGMGGPPRR